From the Toxoplasma gondii ME49 chromosome VIIa, whole genome shotgun sequence genome, one window contains:
- a CDS encoding SNF2 family N-terminal domain-containing protein (encoded by transcript TGME49_205402), with protein MHIFIPPFRKRSRSPPDNPAISASDGNTRETASSTAFVKDDTNRMSIMPHAMQPSAMHDKRRATETTVPFAGALSSVAGSTVAFLGDFLGYEVLYTKRSMKKRKKYNDGVLLVKEGSIALLDDAGAVVAKSTSRCGWSTEKGPGSTLVLGNFEVEICEQIMEEEYSSGRHFIGNCSSACASILGTSANPLRQVQAPMESNVLFQQAATTSAEKACPHGAFEIAVSETATGERHPIWIDAFLNKHLRPHQREGISWMYNQLLEGGGCILADTMGLGKTLQAISLVWVAVSQPAGLRPLASKCCVVCPASLVGNWTHEVKKWLGNRLTFVVASGDGKGTKAVLQQFASVSICKLVIVSYDQLRKLCGTITSSLDILICDEGHRLKSSKSQTALHLQKIRCKHRLILSGTPLQNDMDELHACCSFVRPSAMPNNRIFAKVFKEPILRAGLPYATMAEKQLGEKRAEELTSLMSRFMLRRTEEVLKSFGELFC; from the exons atgcatatatttattcCGCCATTTCGGAAAAGGTCTCGCTCGCCACCTGATAACCCTGCCATCTCTGCATCTGATGGCAacacgagagaaactgcCTCTTCAACTGCATTCGTCAAAGATGATACGAATAGAATGTCTATCATGCCCCACGCAATGCAACCTTCTGCGATGCACGACAAGCGGCGAGCAACGGAGACTACTGTACCGTTCGCCGGTGCGTTGTCCAGTGTCGCTGGGTCGACagtcgccttcctcggagACTTTCTAGGCTACGAGGTACTATATACAAAACGTTCTatgaagaaacgcaaaaagTACAA CGATGGTGTCCTCCTGGTAAAGGAGGGGAGTATAGCCTTGCTGGATGATGCC GGTGCGGTTGTGGCTAAGTCAACTAGCAGATGTGGTTGGTCCACAGAAAAGGGTCCCGGATCTACTCTTG TTCTGGGAAACTTTGAAGTGGAAATATGTGAGCAAATCATGGAAGAGGAATACTCGTCTGGGCGTCATTTCAT TGGCAACTGTTCATCAGCATGTGCATCAATACTGGGGACATCTGCCAATCCTCTGAGGCAGGTCCAGGCTCCTATGGAGTCCAATGTGCTCTTCCAGCAAGCTGCAACAACATCCGCGGAAAAAGCCTGTCCGCACGGAG CGTTCGAGATCGCCGTCTCTGAAACTGCTACTGGCGAGCGTCACCCAATATGGATTGACGCATTCCTGAACAAACACCTGAGGCCGCACCAACGGGAGGGAATATCTTGGATGTATAACCAACTTCTCGAGGGTGGTGGCTGCATACTAGCGGACACAATGGGTTTAGGGAAAACACTTCAGGCGATAAGCCTGGTGTGGGTTGCCGTTTCTCAACCTGCAGGACTGCGGCCACTTGCATCCAAATGCTGCGTTGTCTGTCCCGCCAGCTTGGTCGGCAATTGGACACATG AGGTCAAAAAGTGGCTAGGAAACAGGCTTACGTTTGTCGTCGCATCAGGCGATGGCAAAGGTACGAAAGCGGTTCTGCAGCAATTCGCCTCCGTGAGCATCTGTAAACTGGTGATCGTTTCATACGACCAGCTGAG GAAGCTCTGTGGGACTATCACATCTTCTCTTGACATTCTCATATGCGACGAGGGACACAGATTGAAGTCATCCAAGTCTCAAACAGCGCTCCATCTGCAAAAGATCCGTTGTAAACATAGGCTTATTCTATCAG GGACTCCACTCCAAAACGACATG GATGAGCTGCACGCTTGCTGCTCATTCGTTCGTCCGAGCGCCATGCCAAACAACAGGATCTTTGCGAAGGTTTTCAAAGAGCCTATTCTCAGAGCTGGTCTACCGTATGCTACCATGGCAGAGAAACAACTGG GTGAAAAAAGGGCTGAAGAACTCACGTCTCTAATG TCTCGATTCATGTTAAGGAGGACCGAAGAGGTCCTGAAATCCTTTGGTGAGCTGTTCTGCTAG